The Ptiloglossa arizonensis isolate GNS036 chromosome 2, iyPtiAriz1_principal, whole genome shotgun sequence sequence tggaaaagtgcacggtgaaagaacgcgtgaaaattattcaggcaTCCTTCAGTACCGGTCAAAATCTTGGTACATCAACTGCATTTGCATTAGGCACTTAAATCTGAACTGCAAGATTGAATATTTCACCGTACATTAATCCTTGCGCATTGTCCGTACGATTTTACTATTACCAAGAGGAAGATTCGTAGCTTTCTTCTCAACAAAATAAACAATTACGACGTTAAGTAATGTGTAACGTTTCCATAGAATATATATCAATTATCATAATTTACTTTGATAATTTTTGCTGTCTATGCACATAAACGAAGAGTAACGAAACACTTATGTTACATTcttaatcaaaattaaaaagtgCTTCGCACATTGATACAAGTACCCAAACTTTTAACCGATagtgtatttaaataaaatttaaataccgcAGCATCTGCGGGGAAGATCGCGAGCTCATCGAAACGGGAGTTGTAAACTTAAAGACACTTGAGATTCGATCGTGTCACGCTTTGGATCGTCCGGTTCGTTGTTTCCTACGCATAAGTAAGAATACCGATCGCTTGAGAAAATACGCACTACTCGATGTTTCGATACTTCACGTCCGGAGTGATGTCGAATTCGGGGAACTCCTTGACCTCCCTGTCCCCGCAACCCATCAGGTCCTCGGTGATTTCGGACACGCGTTTCTCAGCGAGGAAATTCGGAGTCCGGCAGCTGACGTTCGTCCACTCCTCCGGTATTTCCGTGTGCGTGTTCAGCCATCTTTTCAACGGCCTCGCGTAGCAGTCGCAGTGTAACGGGTTCcctgaaaatcgtgtttcatcgcGCGTTACTCTCCGTGTCCGTGTGCCACGGCGAGTGTACGGGAATCGTTACCGGAATAACGCAGCTCGGTGCCGTTTTCGATGATCTTCATGAAAACGTCGTCGAACGCTTCGATCTCGTTCGACTCCAGGTCGAGGACCTTGAGATTCGGCAACGGTAGAATTTTATGCAACGGTACGCGTGTCAGATGATTGTGACCCAGATGCAAATTGGTAAGATTCAACGGTGGATCGAACACGTCCCGTTCCGAGAGGTCGTTGATCTCGTTGTAAGAAAGATCCAGCGTCTGCACCGCCGTTAGGTTCCCGATCACGTCTGAAGCAAGTTTAAGAGCGCGCGATAAATGAGAAACCTTGGTAACATTCTGGAGCCAATCGATCACTCACATCTCCGAATCTCGTTGATGGTGTTGTGAGCGATGTTCAACGAGCGAACCTTCTTCGTGCCGATGGTGAGCTCGTAGGTCAACACGGGCATGGTGTTGTACGATAGATCGATCTCTCTAAGTCTGTACGGGATCCACGGGTCGTTCGGGAAGGTTTTCTTGGTGACGAAGGAGATCTTGTTGCGACTCAGATTGATCCTCTCCAGGGACAAACAATCGTCCAGGAGGCCGTGAGTCTTGTTGTCCAGGCTCTCCAGTTTGTTACGGGAGAGATCGAGCGTTCTCAAGGAGACGAGGCCCTGGAACGCTCCGTTTGGAATATGGTCGAGATCGTTACCGGTCAGGTTCAACGTCAACAGTTGCAGCAGCCCTTCGAAGGCGCGACTGCTCACGTTCCATATTCGGTTGTTGGCCAGATTCAATTCGAACACTATCGGCAGACGTCCGAACGCCGATTTCCCCAGCTCGGTCAGTTGGTTGTCctgaaacgatcgttcgcgagataacccTCCTTGTTGATTTTACGACACGAGACATAAATTCGGTCGAATTTTTCAACCTGCATGTAGAGGTACTGCAAACTGCTCAGAGTGCTCAACGCCTCCCAAGGTGGTTTCGTTACGTTGTTCGATCGAAGATTCAGTGTTCTCAGGGTCAGCAGGTTCTCGAAGCTCCCGTACTTGAGATTGTCGGCCAGTCGATTCCTGGAGAAGTCCAACGAAAGTAGAGCGTTCATCGACGGCCACACGTCCACGGTGGGTATCTCCTCGAGCAGGTTGTCGGAGAACTCCAAGTGGGCCAAGGAGATCGGCAACTGAAAGATCTTCGTCAGCCGGTTGCTCCTGACCGTCAGGGACCTACGAATCGATACGCCGCGTCACATCGACGAATCAGAATCTAACGTCTACGATCGCACACGAAAATGAACCGTCACCTGCAGCTCGGCAACCTGGTCAGACTGCCACGAGCGACGTCGTTCAATCGATTGTAGCTCATGTCCAGCTCCAAGAGCGTCGGCAATGGTCCGAACGTCGATGGTTTGATCTTCTCCATGGAGTTGTGCGACAAGTTCAAGAATCGAAGACTGAACAACGTTTGGAACACCGCGTTGTGTATCTCGGACAGGTTGTTGTGGGACAGATCGATCGTGTGCAACTCGTACAACTTGGGGAAGGTTTGACGAGGCACCGAGTGTATCAGGTTGTGGGAAACGTTCAGGATCTTCAGACCGGTCATGTTGTGCAGCGGCACCTGAAATCATCGAAGCTAGTCTCGTTTCCCAGAGTTGTCGACGATCGCGTTCGACGTTCTACGACACCTGGTTCAGAGCGGTGAACAGATTGTAACTGAGCTGCAGTTCGGTGGCGTAGGTGGCGCTGTCGAACGAGTACTTGGAAATGTTATCGAGCTTGTTGCGACTCAGGTCTAGCACGGTCATGTTCACGCAGTTCTCGAAGGCTCCCGGCTCTATCTTGGAGATTTCGTTGCGCGATAGGTTCACCGTCGCCAGATAGAGGTCCTTGAAGGATAACTTCTCCACCACGGTCACGAAATTCTCGGACACGTCCAGCAACTACGAAAGAATAGGGATAAACGAACGTGACGAGAAATCTTTGAAGCTTTATCGATGTCACCAGTTCTTGTACGCCTAATCGAACTTTGCGCGAGTGGACGAAGAAACGACCCGGTGTTTACCGTGCACGACTCGCTTTGTATAGTCACACATGGTCTTGGTACGTCTCGTGTACTTTCTTTGTCACTCGATTCGGTTAAGTGTATCGTTGTAGCCAATAATACGCTACCACCGAGAGTACGAGCAATTAGACCAATTAGATACCTTCCGCAGGACTTCTCGCGAGCCGTGCACAGTACTTGTACCGTAACTTGTGTACGAAGAAACGGATTTGAGACGCGTACTTTGCTCGAATGCTACGGTCTGCCCCGAGCTGTGTGCAACATCGTCTTTTGAAATTTCGATCAGCAGGCGTCCAAGCATGGAAATGGTACAACTTCGACTCAGAGAGTCACCAGAGAGGCGATGCATCTAGAAACGAGATTTGGAGAAAGGACAAGAACGTTATCGAACGGAGTACCTCGGCGAACTGCAGCTGATTGAACATCTGGAAATCGATCTTCTTGATGAAGTTCCTGGCTAAGTCGATGGTACCTATCCTGGTGACCGGTCCAAAGGTTCCCCTGCCCACGTCGTTGATCTGATTGTCGCTGAGGAACAGTCTCGCCAAGAAACGCATCCCTCGGAAGGTGTTCGAGTCGAGCTTCCTGATTTTGTTGTGGCTCAGGTTCAGCACCTTCAGCAGGGAGTTCCTCGCGAATGTGCCTCTGCGATCGAGAAAGCGCGAACGATAGAACGCGGGACGAAACGAATTTCCCCGTGTGTCGCGTACCTCTTCAGATCGGCGATCGCGTTGTGCGACAAATTGCACCAGCCCATTTTGGTCAGGTCGGCCAAATGAGAACCGTCCAGCTTGTTGATCAGATTGTGGGACAGGTCCAAGTACTCGGTGTCCCTCAAACCTTTGAACTGGTTCTTTTTCAACTCCTTGATCTCGTTGCCGTGGAGATCGAGTTTCTTCAGCTTCTTCATGCCGGTCAACGCGTCCACGGGCAGCGAGGTGAGAGATCCTGGCAAATACGAGAGGGTAGGTCGAACAGAAGATCGTAAACGAGCTGAGATTCCTTATCGCGTAAGGGAACGTACCGTTGCTGATCTccagtttctcgattttcgcggCAGCCCCACTATCGGCGAAGCTGTCACCCGGCATGGCGACGATCCGATGACCGGTGATGCTGAGGATGCTCAGATTGCCGAGAATCTGCAACGCCTCCCGCGGGAACTTCTCCAGCGCGCTGTTCGTCACGTAGAGCTCC is a genomic window containing:
- the Conv gene encoding insulin like growth factor binding protein acid labile subunit convoluted — protein: MILLLPLIWSMVLPAMGGYVPPGPRFRCPRETKYIFPCVCLRGSDRGLYVRCENTNLASLSLAFSNLGNEGMPIEELVLYKCNIARFYGPALYSLDVRVLRFVDTPLRLIEEHSFLGVNRTLQELYVTNSALEKFPREALQILGNLSILSITGHRIVAMPGDSFADSGAAAKIEKLEISNGSLTSLPVDALTGMKKLKKLDLHGNEIKELKKNQFKGLRDTEYLDLSHNLINKLDGSHLADLTKMGWCNLSHNAIADLKRGTFARNSLLKVLNLSHNKIRKLDSNTFRGMRFLARLFLSDNQINDVGRGTFGPVTRIGTIDLARNFIKKIDFQMFNQLQFAELLDVSENFVTVVEKLSFKDLYLATVNLSRNEISKIEPGAFENCVNMTVLDLSRNKLDNISKYSFDSATYATELQLSYNLFTALNQVPLHNMTGLKILNVSHNLIHSVPRQTFPKLYELHTIDLSHNNLSEIHNAVFQTLFSLRFLNLSHNSMEKIKPSTFGPLPTLLELDMSYNRLNDVARGSLTRLPSCRSLTVRSNRLTKIFQLPISLAHLEFSDNLLEEIPTVDVWPSMNALLSLDFSRNRLADNLKYGSFENLLTLRTLNLRSNNVTKPPWEALSTLSSLQYLYMQDNQLTELGKSAFGRLPIVFELNLANNRIWNVSSRAFEGLLQLLTLNLTGNDLDHIPNGAFQGLVSLRTLDLSRNKLESLDNKTHGLLDDCLSLERINLSRNKISFVTKKTFPNDPWIPYRLREIDLSYNTMPVLTYELTIGTKKVRSLNIAHNTINEIRRYVIGNLTAVQTLDLSYNEINDLSERDVFDPPLNLTNLHLGHNHLTRVPLHKILPLPNLKVLDLESNEIEAFDDVFMKIIENGTELRYSGNPLHCDCYARPLKRWLNTHTEIPEEWTNVSCRTPNFLAEKRVSEITEDLMGCGDREVKEFPEFDITPDVKYRNIEYDEDDKSWKATWYVTSREDIGDFYVVVRESGSSKSAIEKDLIYSERSFKIPDLQDSRSKYELCVLARDSEGNVKHFRSSQCQLLAQSAFDSSTRFTGTVSLILIALFCGILA